GCGAAATAGCGCCCCCGCATCGCGGAGTACACCCGCTGGATCTGCGGCTGCCCGACGAGAGCTGAGATGCGCTCGAAGACGGGCTGGGACTCCTCCTTTACGTAACCGAGATGGGGATATCGCTTCGCGAGCTCGAGGATCAGCTCGGTCTCGAACTCGACCCCGGCCAGGTTGGGAGTCGTCTGGATCATGACGGGCCGCGAGGTGACCTCCGCCAGAGCGCTGTAGTACTCCCGGTAGTCGTCCAGCGAGCTCCCCACCTTCGGCGGCATCGCGATCATCATGTCAGGCGCGAGTGTCTCGGCGAAGGTGGCCAGCTCCACCAGCTCCGGTGTCGAGTCCTGCTGCACGCCCAGCACGAGGGTCATCGACCGGCGCTGGTTGGCTCGGGCGAGAACCTCCATCCCGCGCATGATCTCTGCGGTCGTCAGTCTCGGGTAGTCGCTCGAGTTCTGTGGCCAAACGAGCCCGTGCACCCCCGCGTGCTCGAGCCATTCCACCTGGAAAGCCAAGTCGTCGTAGTCGACCGCGCCCGAGTCGGTATAAGGAGTCGACAGGATGACGAAGATGCCGCGCATGTCTTCAGCTCGGACGGCGCGTCCTCCATCAGTGGGAGCCGCGGACAACTGGCGACGCCCGATCAACTGCGATCCGACCACCGCGGATCCCATGAGCTTGAGACTGTCGCGACGCGTGTAGGTCTCCCTCATTGCACGGTCCCCCTGATGCGCAAACCGCATGCGCGAAATGGACACGACCCCATCTCCACGGACCGGGATCCAGGATCAGGGTAACTGCGCCAGGCCCGCTCGTGCCATCCCAGCAGGGTGATCGGTAAGGGGGGCGGGCCCCGTGGCGCCCGAATCGCTTCCGTGCTTCTCGGCGCGGGTATGATTAGGATTGCGTGACCCTTCGGACCCACCCCCACTGCACAGCGAGGAAGAGCGCCTTGTCCGCCGCTACGTCCGTACGGGAATTCGCTCGAGTGATGGTCGCCAACCGGGGCGAGATCGCCATTCGGGTCTTCCGGGCGTGTACCGAGCTCGGGAAGCGGACCGTGGCCGTATACAGCGAAGAGGATTCCCTGGCCCTCCACCGCTACAAGGCCGACGAGGCGTACCTACTCCCGTCC
This region of Gemmatimonadota bacterium genomic DNA includes:
- a CDS encoding dihydrodipicolinate synthase family protein, whose amino-acid sequence is MSISRMRFAHQGDRAMRETYTRRDSLKLMGSAVVGSQLIGRRQLSAAPTDGGRAVRAEDMRGIFVILSTPYTDSGAVDYDDLAFQVEWLEHAGVHGLVWPQNSSDYPRLTTAEIMRGMEVLARANQRRSMTLVLGVQQDSTPELVELATFAETLAPDMMIAMPPKVGSSLDDYREYYSALAEVTSRPVMIQTTPNLAGVEFETELILELAKRYPHLGYVKEESQPVFERISALVGQPQIQRVYSAMRGRYFAYDLRLGVDGLVSGMSMYAEVFVRMWTASRAGDWDEVRDIHGKLLVMLTCEQEIPGAGRYLLQRRGIFKTRAQRGRDFSLSPVQIAEIEHNLKGLEPYLIQVPSRA